A window from Kovacikia minuta CCNUW1 encodes these proteins:
- the codA gene encoding cytosine deaminase yields MYDLLLRQCRLLQTDRTIAEVDVAIKGGAIVEIAPNITGSAKLTLDIQGQLVSPPFVESHIHLDSALTAGEPRWNQSGTLFEGIEIWRERKQNLSLEDVKARAIETLRQQAVQGVLFVRSHADVSETSLTALQALLEVREEVKDWMTLQVVAFPQDGIYGSPQNDILIEKSLDMGADVVGGIPHYELTREDGVKSVHRIFELAQKYDRLIDIHCDETDDHQSRFLEVVAANAIHTDLGARVTASHTTAFGSYDNAYAIKLLGFLRRTQINFIANPLINITLQGRTDSYPKRRGVTRVKELWQQNMNVSFGHDCIQDPWYSLGTGNMLDVAFMGLHVCQMTGIAEIDACYDMVTWNGAKTLNLTDRYGIEVGKPANLIVLNARDRYDAIRRRATVHYVISQGKLLVRTESSRTMWHNDY; encoded by the coding sequence ATGTACGATTTGCTTCTGCGCCAGTGCCGTTTGCTGCAAACAGACCGGACGATCGCTGAGGTTGATGTTGCGATTAAGGGTGGGGCGATCGTCGAAATTGCTCCCAACATTACCGGATCTGCCAAGCTCACACTGGATATTCAGGGGCAACTCGTCAGCCCTCCCTTCGTCGAATCCCACATTCACCTGGACTCTGCCCTGACCGCTGGAGAACCCCGCTGGAACCAGAGCGGCACCCTATTTGAAGGAATTGAAATTTGGCGGGAGCGGAAACAAAACCTGTCCCTGGAAGATGTTAAAGCTCGTGCCATTGAAACCCTGAGGCAGCAGGCAGTTCAGGGAGTTCTGTTTGTTCGGAGCCATGCCGATGTCAGTGAAACTAGTTTGACCGCGCTCCAGGCACTTTTGGAAGTTCGCGAAGAAGTTAAGGATTGGATGACCCTACAGGTGGTTGCCTTTCCCCAGGATGGCATTTATGGCAGCCCCCAGAACGATATCCTGATAGAAAAATCCCTGGATATGGGGGCGGATGTGGTCGGTGGCATTCCCCATTACGAGTTAACACGGGAGGATGGCGTCAAGTCCGTTCATCGCATTTTTGAACTGGCACAGAAATACGATCGCCTGATCGATATCCACTGCGACGAAACGGATGATCATCAATCCCGGTTTCTGGAAGTGGTTGCTGCCAATGCCATCCACACCGACTTGGGAGCGCGGGTCACTGCCAGCCATACCACTGCCTTTGGTTCCTACGACAACGCCTACGCCATTAAGCTACTGGGGTTTCTACGTCGTACCCAAATTAACTTCATTGCCAATCCTCTGATCAACATTACCCTCCAGGGGCGCACCGACTCCTACCCCAAACGCCGAGGCGTTACCCGTGTGAAGGAACTCTGGCAGCAAAATATGAATGTCAGTTTTGGGCATGACTGTATTCAGGACCCCTGGTACTCTTTGGGCACTGGAAATATGCTGGATGTGGCATTTATGGGCTTGCATGTCTGCCAAATGACTGGAATTGCCGAAATTGATGCCTGTTACGATATGGTTACCTGGAACGGGGCGAAAACCCTTAACTTAACCGATCGCTATGGGATTGAAGTAGGCAAACCTGCCAATCTGATTGTTTTGAATGCCCGCGATCGCTACGACGCCATCCGCCGTCGTGCGACGGTTCATTATGTTATTTCCCAAGGCAAACTATTAGTCAGAACCGAATCTTCTCGAACGATGTGGCATAACGACTATTAG
- a CDS encoding chromophore lyase CpcT/CpeT: MSHSTDLTALVRWMAADFSNQAQAYENPPLYAHIRVCMRPLPMKLLSGVGLFLEQAYDFMLNEPYRVRVMNLFVQDGRIELENYKIQGEEKFYGASRNLEQLSTLEADQLEKMPGCNMHVEWTGHSFKGKVEPGRGCIVVRKDKTTYLDNEFEIDAEKLFSYDRGRDPETDELIWGSIAGPFHFVRKTSFADEVKG, translated from the coding sequence ATGTCCCATTCCACTGATTTGACAGCCCTGGTGCGCTGGATGGCAGCCGACTTTAGCAACCAGGCTCAGGCCTATGAGAACCCTCCCCTTTATGCCCATATTCGAGTTTGTATGCGTCCCCTGCCCATGAAACTGCTGTCTGGGGTAGGGTTATTCTTGGAACAGGCCTATGATTTCATGCTGAATGAACCTTACCGGGTTCGAGTCATGAATCTGTTTGTCCAGGACGGACGGATTGAGCTAGAGAACTATAAGATTCAGGGGGAAGAGAAGTTTTACGGGGCTTCTCGTAACCTGGAGCAGTTGTCCACCCTTGAAGCAGACCAGCTGGAAAAAATGCCGGGATGCAATATGCATGTTGAGTGGACCGGGCACAGCTTCAAAGGCAAGGTAGAACCGGGTAGGGGATGCATTGTGGTTCGTAAAGATAAAACCACTTACCTGGATAACGAGTTTGAAATTGATGCAGAAAAACTCTTCAGCTACGATCGGGGGCGCGATCCGGAAACCGATGAATTAATTTGGGGAAGCATTGCAGGACCGTTTCATTTTGTGCGTAAAACAAGCTTTGCCGATGAAGTAAAGGGATAA
- a CDS encoding GNAT family N-acetyltransferase — MTEAPKSNESLPITIRDMDIDDIAPVYHLGETLFTSDLYPYIYRTWDQWEVIGLYNTDPEYCLVAEVDDQLAGFILGTIINKASWVYGYIIWLGISPAFQRRGIADRLVDKLVERMIDDGARFMMVDTDPENIPAVKFFGRKGFGNMRKHVFLSMNLSKHEYYGKLIAYEREKAERAVWKRPRRRSTKS, encoded by the coding sequence ATGACTGAAGCACCTAAAAGCAACGAATCACTCCCGATCACGATTCGGGATATGGATATTGATGACATTGCGCCGGTTTACCATCTGGGGGAAACGCTGTTCACCAGTGATTTGTATCCCTACATTTACCGGACATGGGATCAGTGGGAGGTAATTGGGCTATACAATACCGATCCGGAGTATTGTCTGGTAGCAGAGGTGGATGATCAGCTAGCCGGATTTATTCTAGGGACGATTATCAATAAAGCATCCTGGGTTTATGGCTACATTATCTGGCTGGGGATCAGTCCTGCGTTTCAGCGACGAGGGATTGCCGATCGCCTGGTGGATAAGCTGGTGGAGCGCATGATCGATGACGGCGCACGGTTCATGATGGTGGATACCGATCCTGAGAATATTCCAGCTGTAAAGTTTTTTGGTCGTAAAGGGTTTGGTAACATGCGCAAGCATGTGTTTCTGTCAATGAATCTAAGCAAACATGAGTACTACGGCAAATTGATTGCCTATGAACGGGAAAAGGCAGAACGGGCAGTATGGAAGCGACCCCGCCGCCGCTCAACCAAATCCTAA
- a CDS encoding PAS domain S-box protein encodes MRPEYLEGLRECCQSEAAFERMQQILLMAETEQRQVELNALRQSLMGEQVRQTVIAAEPEAYQDSLKNLIAERTNDLLNTNKRLRQEIADRKWAEQALQESEQRFRSLIENAIDIIAILDEKGIFRYCSPSTERVLGYKIKEVVGRPATDFVHPEDTALILKVLQEAIQHPQISQPSAEYRVRHRNGSWCSFEAVATSLLDDSAIRGVVINCHDITERKQAEGALLSANRQIVNILESITDAFMSLDTQWRFTYLNQRAAQIFQRSQEELLGQQLWEAFPEVRGSTFERQYYQAIEKQESITFEEFYPSLNTWFEVRVFPSFEGLSIFLLDITERRESQAELLEMSTALGNAVEGIARLDTSSRYIALNRAYASALGYQQQEMMGMSWHLTFHPEDISTLETAYQLMLTEGKAEAEVRMLRKDGSAIYHEVVMVAAYDWHDRLIGHHCFTKDITERKQAEETLRQQAERERLMSAIARRIRNSLDVEEILDTTALEVRQFLRAERVVIYRIEPNGDGLVTAESVEAKWTSLMGFRLQEDWFKQRQKDYRQGKNLVIDDAQQIPDAQACQKFLNNAQIVALLVVPILHGNQLWGLVGVHQCSKARHWEPLEISLLEQLATQVAIAIQQSELYRQVQQLNTKLEVQVQERTAQLQQALQFEAMLKRITDSVRDSLDEEKILQTAVQELALGLNVFACDAALYDTERRIAVICYEYIRSDLPPAKGTTVHMSHLLEIHEQLLQEWCFQFCQIAPEPVRPIQNKFAVLSCPMVNDQGVMGDLWLFRPCESEFNNLEIRVVQQVANQCAIAIRQARLYQAAQAQVAALEELNQLKDDFLSTVSHELRTPMSNMKMAIHMLRNVTSPERQERYLEILQAECIREIELINDLLDLQRLEASSYPVSPEAIHLKPFLLETIEPFRSRANDRQQILTIHLTDNLPSLETDKAALERILAELLNNACKYTPPGNEVALTAHSSQEDLASGSLQVVLRVSNQAEIPATELPRIFEKFYRVPNADPWKQGGTGLGLALVQRLVLQLQGKIQVESQNGWTIFTVFLPLPHQPI; translated from the coding sequence ATGAGACCTGAATATCTCGAAGGTTTGCGAGAATGCTGCCAGAGCGAAGCAGCCTTTGAGCGAATGCAACAGATCCTGTTGATGGCTGAGACAGAGCAACGGCAGGTGGAGCTGAATGCCCTTCGCCAGTCTTTGATGGGAGAGCAGGTGCGTCAAACGGTCATTGCAGCAGAACCCGAAGCATACCAAGATTCTCTTAAAAACCTGATTGCAGAACGAACGAATGATTTACTGAATACTAACAAACGTCTGCGCCAGGAGATTGCCGATCGCAAATGGGCAGAGCAGGCACTTCAGGAAAGCGAGCAACGATTTCGCTCCTTAATTGAAAATGCGATCGACATCATTGCAATCCTGGATGAGAAAGGTATCTTTCGCTACTGTAGCCCTTCAACGGAAAGGGTTTTAGGCTACAAGATTAAGGAAGTGGTGGGGCGACCTGCGACGGACTTTGTCCATCCAGAAGACACTGCCTTGATTCTGAAAGTCCTTCAGGAGGCGATTCAGCATCCCCAGATTAGCCAACCCTCAGCCGAATATCGGGTTCGTCACCGGAATGGCTCTTGGTGCTCGTTCGAGGCTGTTGCAACCAGCCTTCTCGATGATTCTGCAATCCGTGGGGTGGTGATCAATTGCCACGACATTACAGAGCGTAAACAGGCGGAAGGGGCACTGCTGTCAGCGAATCGCCAGATTGTCAATATTTTGGAAAGCATCACGGATGCATTTATGTCGCTGGATACCCAGTGGCGGTTTACCTATTTGAACCAGCGGGCTGCCCAAATTTTTCAGCGATCGCAGGAAGAACTTTTAGGTCAACAGCTCTGGGAAGCGTTTCCAGAAGTGCGGGGTTCCACCTTTGAGCGTCAATATTATCAGGCGATCGAAAAGCAGGAATCCATCACGTTTGAAGAATTCTATCCTTCCTTAAACACCTGGTTTGAAGTTAGAGTATTTCCCTCCTTTGAGGGTTTATCTATCTTTTTGCTAGACATTACAGAGCGTCGGGAATCTCAGGCGGAACTGCTGGAAATGAGCACCGCCCTGGGCAATGCGGTGGAAGGAATTGCCCGATTGGACACCAGCAGCCGCTATATTGCCTTGAATCGAGCCTATGCGTCTGCCCTTGGGTATCAGCAGCAGGAAATGATGGGAATGTCCTGGCATCTGACCTTCCATCCTGAGGATATTTCCACCCTGGAAACTGCCTATCAACTAATGCTAACGGAAGGTAAAGCCGAAGCCGAAGTCAGGATGTTACGCAAGGACGGCTCTGCAATTTATCACGAAGTTGTGATGGTAGCTGCCTATGACTGGCACGATCGCCTGATTGGGCATCACTGTTTTACAAAAGACATTACGGAACGCAAGCAGGCGGAAGAAACTCTACGCCAGCAGGCAGAACGGGAACGGTTGATGAGTGCGATCGCCCGCCGCATTCGTAACTCGTTGGATGTAGAAGAAATTCTGGATACAACTGCTTTAGAGGTTCGTCAGTTTTTGCGGGCGGAACGGGTCGTCATCTACCGGATTGAACCGAATGGCGACGGGCTTGTAACAGCAGAATCGGTAGAGGCAAAATGGACCTCCTTAATGGGTTTTAGACTACAAGAGGACTGGTTCAAACAACGTCAGAAAGATTACCGCCAGGGGAAGAACCTGGTCATTGATGATGCTCAACAAATTCCAGATGCTCAAGCTTGTCAGAAATTTCTGAATAATGCCCAAATCGTGGCATTGCTGGTAGTTCCAATCCTTCATGGGAACCAACTTTGGGGGTTGGTGGGAGTGCATCAATGCTCTAAAGCGCGCCATTGGGAGCCACTTGAAATTAGTTTGCTAGAACAGTTGGCCACTCAGGTTGCGATCGCCATTCAACAATCAGAACTCTATCGCCAGGTACAACAACTCAATACAAAACTGGAAGTTCAGGTGCAGGAACGAACTGCACAATTGCAGCAGGCATTGCAGTTTGAAGCGATGCTGAAGCGAATTACAGACTCAGTGCGAGACAGCCTGGATGAAGAAAAGATCCTGCAAACAGCCGTACAGGAGTTAGCGCTTGGGTTGAACGTTTTTGCCTGTGATGCAGCTCTGTATGATACTGAACGACGAATTGCCGTCATTTGCTATGAATATATTCGCTCTGATTTGCCCCCTGCGAAGGGAACCACCGTTCACATGTCCCATTTGCTCGAAATTCATGAGCAACTTCTGCAAGAGTGGTGCTTTCAGTTCTGTCAAATTGCCCCAGAACCCGTTCGCCCGATTCAAAACAAGTTTGCTGTTTTGTCCTGCCCTATGGTTAACGATCAGGGCGTAATGGGGGATTTGTGGCTGTTTAGACCCTGCGAGAGTGAATTTAACAATCTAGAGATTCGAGTAGTGCAGCAGGTCGCAAACCAGTGTGCGATCGCCATCCGACAGGCTCGTCTTTATCAGGCTGCTCAGGCACAGGTCGCTGCGTTGGAGGAACTCAATCAGCTCAAGGATGACTTTCTCAGCACCGTTTCCCATGAATTGCGGACGCCCATGTCCAATATGAAAATGGCAATCCATATGTTGCGAAATGTCACTAGCCCAGAGCGCCAGGAACGTTACCTGGAGATTTTGCAAGCGGAATGTATTCGCGAAATTGAACTGATTAACGACTTGCTAGACTTGCAACGTCTGGAAGCTTCTTCCTATCCGGTTTCACCCGAAGCCATTCACTTGAAGCCTTTTCTGCTAGAAACCATTGAACCATTTCGATCTCGGGCGAACGATCGGCAACAAATTCTTACCATTCACCTGACGGATAACCTGCCCAGCCTGGAGACGGATAAAGCAGCCCTGGAGCGGATTTTAGCAGAGCTACTGAACAATGCCTGCAAATATACTCCCCCTGGTAATGAAGTGGCACTTACCGCCCACTCTTCTCAGGAAGACCTTGCCAGTGGTTCTCTTCAGGTGGTGCTTCGCGTCAGTAATCAGGCAGAAATCCCAGCGACCGAGCTACCCCGTATTTTTGAAAAATTCTATCGAGTTCCCAATGCAGATCCCTGGAAGCAAGGAGGTACAGGTTTAGGGCTGGCACTCGTGCAGCGATTGGTTCTGCAACTACAAGGCAAGATTCAGGTCGAAAGCCAGAATGGTTGGACCATTTTTACCGTATTCCTACCACTCCCTCATCAGCCGATCTGA
- the cobO gene encoding cob(I)yrinic acid a,c-diamide adenosyltransferase — translation MESPSESGATSKQGLTEARHRQKMQRRKEVQEQRLAEMTPEKGLIIVHTGNGKGKTTAALGMVLRSLGHGYRVAIVQFIKGAWEPAEKKVFSLWQDQLEFHAMGEGFTWETQDKERDTQKAQEAWKKALMFIGDPTFKLVLLDEVNIALKLGYLSIEQVLLGLDQKPADSHVILTGRGAPQPLIDRADLVTEMTLVKHPFKTQGVKAQAGIEF, via the coding sequence ATGGAATCTCCTTCGGAAAGCGGTGCAACCAGTAAACAGGGGTTGACGGAAGCACGACACCGCCAAAAGATGCAGCGCCGAAAGGAGGTGCAGGAACAACGCCTGGCAGAGATGACGCCAGAAAAGGGGTTGATCATTGTCCATACAGGGAATGGGAAAGGAAAGACAACGGCTGCCCTGGGAATGGTGTTACGATCGCTGGGGCACGGGTATCGGGTGGCGATCGTCCAGTTTATTAAGGGAGCATGGGAACCTGCCGAGAAAAAAGTTTTCAGCCTGTGGCAGGATCAGTTAGAGTTCCATGCGATGGGGGAAGGGTTTACCTGGGAAACCCAGGATAAGGAACGCGATACCCAAAAAGCGCAGGAAGCCTGGAAAAAAGCCTTAATGTTTATCGGTGATCCCACCTTTAAGCTTGTTTTACTGGATGAGGTCAATATCGCGTTGAAGCTAGGTTATCTGAGTATTGAACAAGTGCTTTTAGGACTTGATCAGAAACCTGCCGATTCCCATGTCATCCTGACGGGCAGAGGCGCGCCCCAGCCATTGATCGACCGAGCTGATTTGGTGACAGAGATGACCCTGGTGAAGCATCCCTTTAAGACCCAGGGCGTCAAGGCTCAAGCTGGAATTGAATTTTGA
- a CDS encoding homospermidine biosynthesis protein produces MSNLLSRKIAPSPMPAEISVVDLIDGYFTAYNSARLREICHLLSREVMQEGVTVGLSLSGAMTPAGFGVSVLAPLMRNGFVDWIISTGANLYHDLHYGLGLELYASNPFVDDVKLRQEGRIRIYDIVFGYDVLLETDAFIREILKAEPFQKRMSTAEFHYLLGKYVHEVEKQLGIKNSSLLATAYECGVPIYTSSPGDSSIGMNVAAIALEGSQLVLDPSLDVNETAAIAYSARETGTPGVEGKSAALIIGGGSPKNFLLQTQPQLHEVLGLEERGHDYFIQVTDARPDTGGLSGATPSEAVSWGKVDPDELPSTIVCYTDSTIALPIMTAYVVNQCAPRPLKRLYDRRDTMMAKLRADYEAAKANPAHLLSTPIPVVEPVERELVATYPCGTPIRNGHRKG; encoded by the coding sequence ATGTCCAACCTTCTCAGTCGCAAAATCGCACCCTCCCCCATGCCTGCCGAAATCAGCGTGGTTGATTTAATTGATGGCTACTTCACCGCCTACAACTCTGCCCGGTTGCGAGAAATCTGTCACCTGCTGAGCCGTGAAGTGATGCAGGAAGGTGTAACCGTTGGGCTAAGTTTATCCGGTGCCATGACTCCTGCGGGTTTTGGGGTTTCTGTACTCGCTCCCTTGATGCGTAATGGGTTTGTTGATTGGATCATCAGTACGGGAGCGAACCTTTACCATGACCTTCACTACGGTTTGGGGTTGGAACTGTATGCCAGCAATCCTTTTGTCGATGATGTCAAGCTGCGTCAGGAAGGTCGAATTCGGATTTACGACATCGTGTTTGGGTATGATGTTCTGCTTGAAACGGATGCTTTCATTCGCGAAATTCTTAAAGCAGAACCGTTTCAAAAGCGCATGAGTACGGCTGAGTTCCACTATTTGTTGGGTAAGTACGTGCATGAAGTTGAAAAGCAATTGGGTATTAAAAATTCCTCTTTGCTGGCAACTGCTTACGAATGCGGGGTTCCGATTTATACCTCCTCCCCAGGTGATAGCTCGATCGGGATGAACGTCGCCGCCATCGCCCTGGAAGGTTCCCAACTGGTGCTAGACCCCTCGCTGGATGTGAACGAGACGGCTGCGATCGCCTATAGCGCCCGCGAAACCGGAACTCCTGGCGTGGAAGGCAAGAGTGCAGCTCTGATTATTGGCGGGGGTAGCCCCAAAAACTTCTTGCTGCAAACCCAACCTCAACTCCATGAAGTTTTGGGATTGGAAGAGCGGGGCCATGACTACTTCATTCAGGTAACCGATGCCCGCCCTGACACTGGTGGGTTATCGGGGGCCACCCCCAGTGAAGCGGTTAGTTGGGGCAAGGTTGACCCGGACGAATTACCCAGCACCATCGTTTGCTATACCGACAGCACGATCGCCCTGCCGATTATGACTGCCTATGTGGTTAACCAGTGCGCCCCCCGTCCTCTAAAGCGGCTCTACGATCGTCGCGACACGATGATGGCAAAACTGCGGGCGGATTATGAAGCAGCTAAGGCGAATCCGGCTCACCTCCTATCAACGCCGATTCCAGTGGTTGAACCAGTGGAGCGGGAATTGGTTGCAACCTATCCCTGCGGCACACCCATCCGCAATGGGCATCGCAAGGGTTAA
- a CDS encoding rhomboid family intramembrane serine protease, with product MVPISDNNPTRRTAYINYGLIIANILVFIYQLSLPSGELEQFLQTWAVVPAQLTASFSGQLPPQPIPEWVTLFSSQFLHGGFLHIAGNMLFLYIFGNNVEDRLGHFRYLIFYLACGALAALTQWFFSAYSTIPSLGASGAIAGVMGAYILRYPKAQILTLIPLGIILFPLRIPAVFFLGIWFLQQALYGVLSLNAPMNIGMQGGGIAYWAHAGGFVFGAILGPPMGLFSED from the coding sequence GTGGTTCCTATTAGTGACAACAACCCTACCCGTAGAACTGCATACATCAATTACGGGCTGATCATCGCCAACATCCTGGTATTCATCTATCAACTGAGTTTGCCGTCTGGTGAGTTGGAGCAATTTTTGCAAACCTGGGCAGTTGTCCCTGCCCAACTCACTGCCAGTTTTTCCGGTCAGCTGCCACCCCAACCGATTCCAGAATGGGTAACGTTGTTTTCCTCGCAATTTCTGCATGGAGGGTTTTTGCATATCGCTGGAAATATGCTCTTCCTCTACATTTTTGGAAACAACGTGGAAGATCGGTTAGGGCACTTCAGATACCTCATTTTTTACCTCGCTTGTGGGGCATTGGCAGCCTTAACCCAATGGTTTTTCTCAGCCTACTCCACCATTCCTTCCTTGGGTGCCAGTGGGGCGATCGCGGGTGTCATGGGGGCCTATATCCTCCGCTATCCCAAAGCGCAAATTCTGACGTTAATTCCGCTGGGGATCATCCTTTTCCCACTGCGGATTCCAGCTGTTTTCTTTCTAGGTATCTGGTTTCTACAACAAGCCCTTTACGGTGTGCTAAGCCTCAATGCCCCTATGAATATTGGTATGCAAGGGGGTGGCATTGCCTATTGGGCGCACGCTGGTGGTTTCGTATTTGGGGCAATTTTGGGTCCGCCGATGGGGTTATTTTCGGAGGACTAA
- the petJ gene encoding cytochrome c6 PetJ — MNTLLKALRLLVCLLTIAIVTVFSARPTNAANLANGAKIFNANCSACHVGGNNVIIANKTLKKEALEKYEMNSLEKIKAQVTNGKSAMPAFAARLTKAQIEDVASYVLEQSQKGW; from the coding sequence TTGAACACGCTTTTGAAAGCACTACGCTTGCTTGTTTGTTTGCTGACGATCGCGATCGTCACCGTTTTTTCCGCCCGCCCCACTAATGCCGCCAATCTTGCCAATGGCGCAAAAATCTTTAATGCCAATTGTTCAGCCTGCCATGTAGGCGGCAACAATGTAATTATTGCGAATAAGACCCTTAAGAAGGAAGCTCTAGAGAAGTATGAGATGAATTCTCTGGAGAAAATTAAAGCCCAGGTCACCAACGGCAAAAGCGCCATGCCTGCTTTTGCAGCGCGCTTAACAAAAGCCCAAATCGAGGATGTGGCATCCTATGTTTTGGAGCAGTCGCAAAAAGGTTGGTGA
- the petE gene encoding plastocyanin — translation MKLFTSVTRSLCLTLVAALLVVSSFFLSAAPAHAASYTVKMGGDNGMLVFDPAKLDVKPGDTVKWVVNKVPPHNVMFDDKAIPGQDKALAKSLSHPQLEMTPGAGIEVTLPKDLAAGEYTYFCAPHRSAGMVGKLIVGG, via the coding sequence ATGAAACTGTTCACCTCTGTTACGAGAAGCCTCTGCCTGACATTGGTTGCTGCTCTATTGGTAGTTAGCAGCTTTTTCCTGTCTGCTGCTCCTGCTCATGCGGCAAGTTACACTGTCAAAATGGGCGGTGATAATGGGATGTTGGTGTTTGATCCTGCCAAGTTGGATGTTAAGCCTGGTGATACTGTGAAGTGGGTGGTCAACAAAGTTCCTCCCCACAATGTCATGTTTGATGACAAGGCCATTCCAGGACAAGACAAAGCTCTGGCAAAATCCCTTTCCCATCCTCAACTTGAAATGACGCCCGGTGCAGGTATTGAGGTCACTCTTCCCAAGGATCTGGCGGCTGGGGAGTACACCTATTTTTGTGCGCCTCACCGTAGTGCTGGGATGGTTGGTAAGTTGATTGTTGGCGGTTAA
- the psbV2 gene encoding photosystem II cytochrome PsbV2 has translation MQYCFFWWVRLLVIVLVLCLSLGMVSPAAWADVDPYITRYLKVTEPINLEVDSQGQSRLFSPEELSAGKQLFENNCLNCHVGGATLPDPTVSLSLSDLKGATPPRNTINSLVGFFRQPMTYDGSEESNWCRQVPETWLTQEQVESLAGFVLRAAQTAPGWGSKLFDKLS, from the coding sequence ATGCAATATTGCTTTTTCTGGTGGGTTCGCCTACTAGTCATTGTTCTCGTACTCTGCCTGTCGTTGGGGATGGTAAGTCCCGCTGCCTGGGCAGATGTTGACCCATATATTACGCGTTACTTGAAAGTCACAGAGCCAATTAATCTGGAAGTAGACAGTCAGGGTCAAAGTCGGCTGTTCTCCCCAGAGGAATTGTCTGCGGGCAAGCAATTGTTCGAAAACAACTGCTTGAATTGCCATGTGGGCGGAGCAACTCTGCCCGATCCTACGGTTTCCCTGTCCTTATCCGACTTAAAGGGAGCAACCCCACCCCGCAATACGATTAACAGTTTGGTAGGGTTCTTTAGGCAACCGATGACCTACGACGGCAGCGAAGAAAGTAATTGGTGTCGTCAGGTACCAGAAACCTGGCTGACCCAGGAACAGGTTGAAAGTTTAGCTGGCTTTGTCCTAAGGGCGGCCCAGACTGCACCAGGATGGGGATCTAAGTTATTCGACAAGCTGTCGTAG
- the psbV gene encoding photosystem II cytochrome c-550 translates to MLKRYIWLAVATVFFTFQLFVGNVSAAELDKATRTVPLNDKGGTVVLSLKQVKEGKRLFQYACAQCHVGGVTKTDPNVGLDPESLSLATPPRNNIEALVDYMEAPTSYDGETSIAEVHPSLKSKDNFPEMRNLTRDDLVAIAGHILLQPKVVGEKWGGGKIYY, encoded by the coding sequence ATGCTTAAGAGATACATTTGGCTTGCTGTAGCCACTGTATTTTTCACCTTTCAGTTGTTTGTAGGAAACGTCTCTGCGGCTGAACTTGACAAAGCAACCCGGACGGTCCCACTGAACGATAAGGGAGGCACAGTCGTATTAAGTCTGAAACAAGTTAAAGAAGGAAAACGACTGTTCCAATATGCCTGTGCTCAATGCCATGTTGGAGGTGTAACTAAAACCGATCCAAACGTTGGGCTTGATCCAGAATCTCTCTCACTTGCGACCCCTCCTCGCAATAATATTGAAGCCTTGGTGGACTACATGGAAGCTCCAACCAGCTACGATGGCGAGACCTCGATCGCAGAAGTTCACCCCAGCTTGAAGAGCAAAGACAATTTTCCAGAAATGCGAAATTTAACAAGAGATGACCTGGTGGCGATCGCGGGTCATATTCTGCTTCAACCCAAAGTTGTGGGTGAAAAGTGGGGCGGCGGCAAAATCTATTACTAA